One genomic segment of Linepithema humile isolate Giens D197 chromosome 5, Lhum_UNIL_v1.0, whole genome shotgun sequence includes these proteins:
- the axo gene encoding axotactin isoform X2, translating into MIHRDKRILGIFVLLNVIAKIPANRTDSPKTDMIEETEVFTTTKRILPDRCLVKTEPGPCKQFVHKWTFNKAEGKCRTFPYGGCAGNENRFNSEAECLHYCIGGADHTLPPYLVTKGSVFVTSSTTTTSTPPPTTSSTSRPTFKPPEPTKPPVPKHQRGKELTFMETGYEKTFMFAQSNTFIQLDGPGIKTFQLRLCREISFKFRTKLPHGLLVYHSVKDRPESLDPYALYVIVEKGQLKVVHVFGKQSTSLTVGEGLNRDEWHSVLVRIDVHGAKLIARVDDKQGETTLKVLERVINYGVSEELASVVLIGGLSSEERLHGVKYIIESFVGCIRDMVLSSGKSASDLLPIRPLIATKHENVKEGCIDKCRTRENLCFVPNQCVNHYNSLTCDCFGTKYEGERCDVYTATILTLRGSSYVSFRVYDWKDRVHSSVNRISLAFKTKWDDSVLFYASGEIDGTPHYVAACIINGSVYVELDFGHNSKISTMLGDYVTSDHWNNLTIFHNGSLVFVSLDDDVKVLEIPGENYNMIIDPEIYIGGGPELQKKKGLLSHNNFAGSLKYVFFNDKSIIYELKRSNPMVHYIGVLEPEYYEADVEVIPITYPFAGSHIWWPIERTDSLNLKFDFKSSKPIAVVASGNVKSNRGIGYWELRQVNDEIRFQLIPVVTENITVSASVKFPPYNTSWHAIELNYTKDELNLVLDYKNKQSKHFGTMTFELGDKVIIGSGKSNAGLVGCMREIQVNNQRIEPRYVINTERVIGEVALDNCQFVDPCKRPNTCEHGGKCSVKEDRITCDCADTGYMGQNCHFAQYRKTCEELALLGYTQDDVYKIDIDGNGRFPPALVKCEFQSIEDSTKTIVEHNLPSQVDVRSIIESDFTFSIKYRQFSAEMLQELISHSLYCSQYVKYDCYKAPLELHSATWFQSSKGTTVDYIGEVNRGSCPCGMNRTCVHSNLSCNCDVSAGNAGKWLSDEGYYETPDSLGIIGMVFLQQRDLEEDARGRITLGPLECVETNTQKYVVTFTTSQSYIEVPGWRKGDIAFSFRTTGEKAILLYQPPIRSNYPSFMVALTSEYRLTFHFTLNTGKVRELEVKSRRKLNNGEWQKIWIDYNDYHVRFMINTDFQMIDLLPEEEFGPFEGSMFIGGATAEHLKASSVRQGLIGCFRGLVVNGEILDIHSYMSVHLSEIIKDCKPSCQPNKCENGARCVELWSNFECVCENKWAHLGTYCETNINNKALTFTSPEAFLKKNYFGSDDNEERLQLKSMLQENILINLRTYDTHSLILYANDHLNNFVHLYISNGTNIVYLFNAGNEIKNITVVNPNVNTGISMQIAIIRGENWTTLHVNEYNVTLNATPILLETYSNKPWTNPEKEVLAPQRPPAPPTDYFQVNLGGFDPDNLLRVGKEGALIHGYVGCLRGLMIGKYLVDLPNLASEANREGSKVLGVLPNCQMKCDAMPCKNLGICTEDFGRQESSCNCELTSYFGEHCADEKGADFSGESILQREFELEGEVNQVKVQLAFSANELRQRTTALLLIQTDNKRSYYLLVALTSEGHLIFEEDRDGAAAYGVRLIDRNFLNGARHSVYYVRDNNTATLLIDRELVQLLPIPLGAPIPADEDESLGATEIQLGGLNTTDPRFSAYKGYTGCLSNVVISINEGAGMKPLEEYMLFTKQGSETVRATIPAGVRSAQCAVFHAQSGGPEPPRNDSVGRDKAWVEDPPERNVYTSQYSGATQEEQGAGTYIFIALCCVFVAAVIGCIYEVWRSARKDRQRRRSAASAASTTAAVASGSQRWQSQQYTESLVTGSNVKTVGFKNVDDDKRPNGTHVKVPSAKEYKPLPNTDPKDLINDKKVHIKADEEPEKKELLGSMEDLQEEPELEEREEKEVEEEEEEKEKEENTKEPEVDENKEEEEKNESNEQDDELLLRPVRNKTARRVSLTDELDPDDTRGLLETNFSVTGLNEIKTERIIPRVNNTTKANDKNNTMPKRPMSLDLNAPIKFRKLRGATRPEKVTAKLIDDNDVNHQSRGRGYVSLASTLRTQ; encoded by the exons ATGATCCATCGCGACAAGAGGATCCTTGGGATCTTTGTCTTGCTCAATGTAATCGCAAAAATTCCAGCGAATCGCACGGATTCGCCAAAAACAGACATGATTGAAGAAACGGAAGTTTTTACTACGACGAAAAGGATTCTACCGGACAGGTGTCTTGTCAAAACGGAACCGGGACCCTGCAAGCAGTTCGTACACAAGTGGACCTTCAACAAAGCGGAAGGAAAATGTCGAACCTTTCCGTACGGCGGTTGTGCAGGAAATGAAAATCGATTTAACTCAGAAGCCGAATGCCTTCATTACTGTATCGGCGGTGCTGATC atacgCTACCGCCTTATCTTGTGACGAAAGGCAGCGTATTTGTCACATCGAGCACCACGACAACCAGCACTCCACCTCCCACGACTTCCAGCACTTCACGACCGACCTTCAAACCACCGGAACCGACAAAGCCGCCGGTACCGAAGCATCAACGAGGAAAA GAATTAACTTTCATGGAAACTGGCTACGAGAAGACGTTTATGTTCGCACAAAGCAATACTTTCATCCAGCTCGATGGCCCTGGCATCAAAACCTTTCAGCTGAG ATTATGCCGCGAGATATCTTTCAAATTTCGCACAAAACTCCCACACGGCTTGCTAGTTTATCACAGCGTGAAAGATCGTCCGGAAAGCCTCGATCCTTACGCTCTTTACGTGATAGTGGAAAAGGGTCAGCTAAAGGTAGTTCATGTATTTGGCAAGCAATCAACTAGTTTGACAGTCGGCGAAGGGCTTAACAGGGACGAATGGCATAGCGTTCTCGTGAGGATCGATGTGCATGGAGCAAAATTGATTGCTAGAGTCGACGATAAACAGGGTGAGACCACTCTAAAAGTCCTGGAACGCGTCATAAATTATGGAGTATCCGAGGAATTAGCCTCAGTCGTTCTTATCGGAG GATTGAGTTCCGAAGAACGATTGCACGGCGTGAAATATATAATCGAGTCCTTCGTCGGTTGCATCAGAGATATGGTTCTGAGTTCCGGAAAATCTGCCAGCGATTTGCTACCTATTCGACCGCTAATCGCGACCAAACACGAGAATGTTAAGGAAGGCTGTATCGATAA atGCAGAACACGAGAAAATTTGTGCTTCGTCCCTAATCAATGTGTGAATCACTATAATAGTCTGACGTGTGACTGCTTCGGAACGAAGTACGAGGGTGAACGTTGCGACGTGTACA cCGCGACGATACTAACGCTGAGAGGTTCCTCATACGTGTCCTTTCGCGTGTATGATTGGAAGGATCGTGTTCACTCATCTGTCAACAGGATCAGTCTTGCTTTCAAG ACAAAATGGGATGATTCCGTCCTGTTTTATGCTTCCGGCGAAATTGACGGGACACCACATTACGTCGCAGCTTGCATTATAAACGGATCGGTTTACGTTGAGCTCGATTTTGGGCATAATTCAAAGATCTCTACTATGCTGGGCGATTACGTCACGTCTGATCATTGGAATAACTTGACTATATTTCACAACGGATCCCTAGTCTTCGTCAGTTTAGACGATGATGTGAAGGTGCTAGAAATACCTGGAGAAAATTACAATATGATTATCGATCCGGAGATATACATCGGCGGTGGCCCAGAGCTCCAAAAGAAAAAGGGCCTTCTCTCGCACAATAATTTTGCAG gttccttaaaatatgtattcttTAACGACAAGTCAATTATATACGAACTAAAACGCTCCAATCCCATGGTGCACTATATTGGCGTGCTGGAGCCCGAATACTACGAAGCCGACGTCGAAGTCATTCCGATCACTTATCCCTTCGCAGGAAGTCACATCTGGTGGCCCATCGAGCGCACCGATTCGCTGAATTTAAAATTCGATTTCAAGAGTTCAAAGCCGATTGCAGTAGTCGCTTCGGGAAACGTGAAGAGCAATCGTGGTATTGGCTACTGGGAG CTACGTCAAGTCAATGATGAAATTCGTTTCCAATTGATACCAGTCGTAACGGAAAACATTACGGTGTCAGCTTCCGTAAAATTTCCACCTTACAATACCTCCTGGCACGCAATCGAGCTTAATTATACAAAGGACGAGCTCAACCTCGTGCTCGACTATAAAAATAAGCAGAGCAAGCACTTCGGCACTATGACGTTCGAGCTGGGTGATAAAGTCATTATAGGAAGTGGTAAAAGCAACGCAG GTTTAGTAGGATGTATGCGTGAGATACAAGTGAACAATCAAAGAATCGAACCTAGATATGTGATTAACACCGAGAGAGTAATCGGAGAAGTCGCTTTAGACAATTGTCAATTTGTGGATCCATGCAAGAGGCCGAACACCTGCGAACACGGTGGTAAATGCTCGGTGAAAGAAGACAGAATCACGTGCGATTGCGCAGACACGGGATATATGGGACAAAATTGCCACTTTG cACAATACCGAAAGACCTGCGAGGAATTGGCTCTTCTGGGATATACGCAAGATGATGTTTACAAAATCGACATCGATGGAAATGGCCGATTTCCGCCCGCCTTAGTAAAGTGCGAATTTCAATCGATCGAAGATTCGACCAAAACGATCGTCGAACACAATTTACCCTCCCAAGTGGATGTCAGATCCATCATCGAGAGCGACTTTACTTTCAGCATCAAGTATAGGCAGTTCAGCGCTGAGATGCTTCAGGAGTTGATCTCGCATTCGCTTTATTGTAGTCAATACGTAAAATACGACTGTTACAAGGCACCTTTGGAGTTGCACAGTGCCACGTGGTTCCAGTCCTCTAAAGGCACCACTGTCGATTACATCGGAGAAGTCAATCGCGGATCCTGCCCTTGCGGAA TGAACAGAACATGCGTGCACTCCAACTTGAGCTGTAATTGCGACGTGTCCGCCGGAAATGCGGGAAAATGGTTGTCGGACGAAGGATATTACGAAACACCTGATTCATTAGGCATCATCGGAATGGTGTTTTTGCAACAGAGAGACCTCGAAGAAGATGCTCGAGGACGTATTACCTTAGGGCCACTAGAATGCGTTGAAACAA ACACACAGAAGTACGTGGTAACGTTTACGACATCGCAATCGTACATCGAAGTGCCGGGTTGGAGAAAAGGTGACATAGCCTTCAGCTTCCGAACAACCGGCGAGAAGGCTATTCTTCTGTATCAGCCACCGATTCGAAGCAACTATCCTTCCTTCATGGTTGCATTAACATCCGAATATCGATTGACCTTCCATTTCACTCTGAATACCGGTAAGGTTCGCGAACTAGAGGTGAAAAGTCGGCGCAAGTTGAATAATGGCGAGTGGCAGAAGATTTGGATCGACTACAACGACTATCACGTGAGATTCATGATCAATACCGACTTCCAAATGATAGATTTGTTGCCCGAAGAGGAGTTCGGGCCTTTCGAAGGATCTATGTTCATCGGTGGCGCTACCGC AGAGCACTTGAAAGCTTCTTCCGTTCGACAAGGTCTCATCGGTTGTTTTCGCGGTCTCGTTGTCAACGGAGAAATATTAGATATCCACAGTTATATGTCGGTGCATCTGTCGGAAATTATCAAGGACTGCAAGCCTTCGTGTCAACCTAATAAGTGCGAGAACGGCGCCAGGTGCGTCGAGCTGTGGAGCAACTTCGAATGCGTGTGCGAGAATAAATGGGCGCACTTGGGCACTTATTGCGAAACAA atatcaataataaagcCCTCACATTTACTTCACCCGAAGCGTTCTTGAAGAAAAACTACTTCGGATCGGACGATAACGAGGAAAGGCTACAACTGAAAAGCATGCTGCAGgagaatattttgattaacttAAGAACCTACGATACTCATTCTCTAATACTTTACGCGAATGATCATTTAAATAACTTCGTGCATCTCTACATCTCCAACGGTACCAACATCGTGTATCTCTTCAACGCTGGCAATGAGATTAAGAACATCACAGTAGTAAATCCAA ATGTCAACACGGGAATCTCGATGCAAATCGCTATAATTCGAGGCGAGAATTGGACCACGCTACACGTGAACGAATATAATGTCACATTAAACGCAACACCCATACTTCTGGAAACGTATTCGAACAAGCCGTGGACGAATCCAGAGAAAGAAGTTTTAGCGCCGCAACGGCCACCGGCACCCCCCACCGATTATTTCCAA gtAAATTTAGGAGGATTTGATCCTGATAATCTGTTGAGAGTCGGCAAGGAAGGAGCCTTAATTCACGGTTACGTTGGTTGCTTGCGAGGGCTTATGATCGGCAAGTATCTCGTTGATCTGCCGAATTTGGCTAGCGAAGCGAATCGCGAAGGCAGCAAAGTTCTTGGAGTTCTACCGAATTGTCAAATGAAATGTGACGCGATGCCCTGCAAGAATTTAGGAATCTGCACGGAAGATTTTGGCAGGCAGGAGTCCTCCTGCAACTGCGAGCTAACGTCCTATTTTGGCGAACATTGTGCCGACG AAAAAGGCGCCGACTTCAGCGGAGAGAGTATACTTCAGCGCGAATTCGAGCTCGAGGGCGAGGTGAACCAGGTGAAGGTTCAGCTGGCGTTCTCGGCAAACGAGTTGCGACAGCGAACCACCGCGTTGCTGCTGATACAAACCGACAACAA AAGGAGCTATTATTTACTGGTGGCCTTAACATCCGAGGGACATCTTATCTTCGAGGAGGATAGGGACGGTGCAGCAGCTTACGGCGTGCGTTTGATCGATCGGAACTTCCTGAACGGTGCACGTCACAGCGTCTATTATGTTCGCGACAATAATACGGCTACTCTTTTG ATCGACCGCGAACTCGTCCAATTGCTACCAATTCCGCTCGGAGCGCCGATTCCAGCGGACGAAGACGAAAGTCTGGGCGCTACGGAGATTCAGCTTGGTGGATTGAACACCACCGATCCGCGATTCAGCGCCTACAAAGGATACACTGGTTGTCTGAGCA ATGTTGTAATATCGATCAATGAAGGTGCCGGCATGAAGCCGTTGGAAGAATATATGCTCTTTACGAAACAAGGCAGCGAGACCGTCCGCGCGACGATACCCGCTGGCGTTAGAAGTGCCCAATGCGCGGTCTTTCATGCTCAATCTGGCGGTCCTGAACCGCCCAGAAACGATAGCGTG GGTCGTGACAAGGCATGGGTCGAGGACCCGCCGGAGAGAAATGTGTACACCTCGCAGTATTCAGGCGCCACGCAGGAGGAGCAAGGGGCAGGAACATACATTTTCATAGCTTTGTGCTGCGTTTTCGTGGCCGCGGTGATCGGGTGCATTTACGAAGTGTGGCGAAGCGCACGCAAGGATCGCCAACGACGTCGCAGTGCGGCATCCGCAGCGTCGACGACTGCCGCGGTCGCTTCCGGCTCGCAGCGGTGGCAATCACAACAGTACACGGAATCCTTAGTGACCGGCTCTAACGTGAAAACGGTTGGTTTCAAGAACGTGGACGATGACAAAAGGCCAAACGGCACTCATGTGAAAGTACCAAGTGCCAAAGAATATAAACCGTTGCCAAACACGGATCCCAAGGACTTAATAAACGACAAGAAAGTTCACATAAAAG CAGACGAAGAACCAGAGAAAAAGGAGCTCCTAGGG TCGATGGAAGATCTGCAAGAAGAGCCTGAGCTGGAAGAGCGCGAGGAGAAAGAGgtggaagaagaagaggaggaaaaagaaaaggaggaAAACACGAAAGAGCCAGAGGTGGACGAGAataaagaagaagaggaaaagaaTGAGAGCAACGAACAAGATGACGAGCTTCTGCTTAGGCCGGTAAGAAACAAGACGGCAAGGAGAGTTTCCTTGACCGACGAATTGGACCCAGACGACACGCGGGGCCTCCTCGAGACAAACTTCTCCGTGACGGGTCTGAATGAGATCAAAACCGAGCGTATAATTCCCAGAGTGAATAACACCACGAAAGCTAACGATAAGAATAACACCATGCCGAAAAGGCCGATGAGTCTCGATTTAAACGCGCCGATTAAGTTCAGAAAACTTCGCGGAGCAACTCGGCCCGAGAAGGTCACGGCGAAGTTGATCGATGATAACGATGTGAATCATCAGTCTCGAGGTAGAGGCTACGTCAGCCTCGCGTCCACGTTACGCACTCAGTAA